In Lycium ferocissimum isolate CSIRO_LF1 chromosome 7, AGI_CSIRO_Lferr_CH_V1, whole genome shotgun sequence, the sequence atctgtTGAAATTTCAGTAGACGCTGATCTGGTGCAAAGTAATACTAAgtactcaataaaataatagagGTTGATCCGAACACCaccattattttaaaaataaataaataaagaggaaGAGGGAGAAATAATGGGACATATACCAGGGAGACCAACGCAGGCAGTTTCACAAGAGTCATAGCAATTAACGCCTTGAGCATTGACAGTGTCTATGTTGGCCGATAAAAGGATGATGAACACCATAGCCATAGCAGTCACTCCTATCATTCTCTTCTTATccattttttctctctctcttactCTATGCTTTTCATTGGTTTTATACTATTGTCAAGACCGTCGGTAGAGATTTTCCTTTAATGGGAACCTTATTTATATATCCCTTTGCATGTGCAGTCACTTTTATTAGTGCCTAGTGGACAAGTGGGAGCTGAGAGATATTGTTAATTTTCCTTCATATTATTGGATTATACTTTGGACCATTTAAATAAACTTTGACTAGAATTGAGTACAAAGTTAATTAAGTCctaactttattttatttaaggGAAAAGATTTGCCCATCTACTTTTGAAAAAGTTTAATATTGCCTTCCGTTATACTATTGATCCATATACACCCTTAACGTTATACTATCGGTCCATGTATGTCGTCCTTAATGTAAGAAGAAGAGTTGCATAGATGGGTTAACTGCATAGATGAACCGATAACTTAGAGTAATATAAACCTTTTTTCAATAGTGGAGAGCCAAatatgacccttttccctttatttaatTTGATCTTCCGtcgtttttcttcttcttcaatgttTGATACTGTAAGCTGAGTAGACTTAGCATCTTTGTTTGGTTTTAgcacttttaattattttcaaattcgGATTTATCTTGAAATAATTCGCAATTAGTGCCGAAGCGTGAAATTAAAAGGTAAAAGATGGTGAACAGTATTTGCCTAATTTTCTAATCGCAACTGTTTTTCTTtgttaataagaaaataaattgagtTAGCAATGACGAGAGTGTTATTAGATTTGAACTCTTGAGACTTTTAAATTGTAATAAGAACTCCACTAAACTTATTTGCACGAGCTTACATGCGTTGTGATGGCAATTGACATTTGGCAAGTGCAAAGTTAAGTGCGCATAGGTGAGTTtgcttttgtttctttcttttttcttttttcctttcttcgcGCTTTCCTTTTctagtttattattttttgctaatatttatttttctgatATATTGAATTTTCCTTGCAAAAAAACCGATGTAAACTTGCTTCAAATTCGAGTGATCTAGTCTAACTTCCATACATAGTCAAACTTATCGAAATGTATTTGACCATTTCAAAGTTCATCTTTTTTTGACCATTTCAAAGCACTTTGACTTTTAATagacctttctttttctttttctttttttaacttttatagaTCTGATCTTcatgaaatttgatttttataagTACATGAAATTGGACAATTTCGAACGACAAACCTCGTCTAAAAGGGgtggataaaaataaaaagagaaattgaacTAAGAACTATATAGTTAattgtcaacaacaaccattaTTTGATAGTCAATTTTAGTAATAAAGCTTTACCAAACCAGGTCGAAAATCAATGTAGGTGACATGAAGGATAAGGTATAATAATAGTATTCCGGTGATATTTTCGAATTGTAAATATAGGcataatgtcattttttttttcatttcggtgaaaaacattttcctcgaATAAGACATTTCTACGCAATAAACTACCAAACGCAAGAAAATTCCCCTAATTTTTCTTATCATATATCAAAAACAGACCTAGCTACCAACTAATTTACGATTAGctatttctactcatttctcaTCTTACACATTAAACCGTCTTATCTGAATTCACTCATACTTCATGGTGTCGAACAGAAGTATCcgaattcacttatttttcaattagAAGGACGGTCAAAAAGCAAATTTCTATTAAAACGTCccctagaaaatattttcatgtAAAAAATGATTTACCTTGAAACATTATTTTGTGGATCATTTTCATGTGCTTAGTTGGGTTAATGCTCACACTACTAGTAGAATGTGCGAGATGAGTCTATAGTGTTATCTTTCTGCACTACTCAGCTTCTTAAAAAATACTGCTaattctccttttctttttcttttttctactcTGTTGGTAAATATAACATGAGAAAGAACGATTTGAGTTCATACACAGCGTTGGCAAATTTGACTTTGAGCTGACTAGTAATGAACTGGCAATtataatttcatatacgtaGTTTCACCATCATACATTGGATCTATTACAGTAAAGATTCATAGTTGTAATTAAGCATAAACATAAAAGTAACATTTATTTTCTCAAACTATAAAGAAATTATTATCAAAGACACTTATTATTTAGCTTCGATAGCTTGCTAGTACTTTTGAGCACCTTCAACCCAGGTTTCCATCAATTTTGCCATCTGCATAATGAAGAATCTAAAGTTAAATTTCGAATTTCAGCTGCACGGTTAAAAAAATTAGAGACACGGTAACTCAAGGCAACAAATAATTACAGATAAAAACCTGAAAATTTCACGACGAATTAAACTTTATCGCTATAGTGTGCGTCTCCAAAATCAACTTAGCAATAGAGCATGCAAAAGATCAACGTTGTTACTAAAGTTGAAGAACTGTGTAACCATAACCAGTTATAAGAAGAAAAATTGGCCATAGCCACAACTAATGTGGGATACCTAACATCCCGCAATTGGAGCGTGACAACATAATATGTGGGCTAAACATCAGGCAAACAAATATATGGGACATGCACGACTTTGATACCATGCTAAAAAATAACCTAGACTCTTAACTCAACTACTTCAACAACATCTAGTCTTCGAACAATGTGATATCTCACACCGTGTAAATCCTTAACCCTTTCACCTCTTAGTTACTAAGGGTGAATTATGGCCAATACCGAGTATATAAGCAGTAATTTCAAATCCAGGAATTAATCGTACTCTAACAACTCTACGTAACGCGTGAAATTGGTTAAGCATTTTGTTCAAACAAATATAGAGCCGGAATAGATGGGTTAGTAGCTGTTGCAGTTCTTCCTCCTGAGCTGAAATTGATTATTCAAGTAGAAGGGGGTAAACTAAGAAGTCATATTACTGAATCTGTATAGAAGAGTTACTTGTCAAAATAATACCCAGAATAAGTAAATCTACGCCAGCACAGTTAGTAAGTGTTAGGAGAAATTAGTATAAGAAGTTGTGGATACACTTCTTAATAATGAAATCCTTGAACAACCAATGAGGGAGATCATAATAAAGTTTAAGAGTCATTTTTTGATGTAATTGAAGGCAAAAAGGAAAGAATTCGTGATACTCTTTTGTGCAACATCTTTGAGCAAAGAATATCTATATATTGTACTTGAATTATTCCCGTCAATATTACTACTCATACTAAAACttacaaaattattcaaaagaaTTAGTCAAAAATTAGTACATACGGTAAAGATTATTCAAGaccatataaaaattaaaaaaattgcatGTCCACCACGGATATGGGACACTAACAATACTTTGGGTCATTCTCACTTTattaagcattttaatattcaGTTTGAATTGTGAAAGTTATTATTTCAAACCCTCTTTTTCATAGTTCAATTTAATATGCATGTCTACAACGACAGTAAATCAGCATAAGTAAAGATCAGATCAATTAAGGTCTAAGAACTTTGAACCAAAAAAAGGTCAAATACAGCTCACTAAGTTTTGAGTGTTTGACTATGAAAATCAAACTAGAACACTTCTTTCAGAAGCaaagttcaaaagaaaaagagaattaCCTCCGCATCTTTTGTGGCACTTCTTATCACAACGCAGGTATTCCTTCGCTGAAAAATCAACAAATTCTTACTGTTataaacaactttttttttttttttttaaagttttcatggtagtatttcattaaataatTCATAAGGAAAGCAGTCATAGGTTCCCCTTACAATGGCATAATTAGGTTAATGAAAAGGGATGCAACTGAACCCCGTCACTAAAAAAATATACTATGTGAATAAAGTTAAATACAAGCTGTTGTACAAAAGTTCTAGTAAAGTGACAAGGAGGTCAAATATTACTACTTTTGCATCCCTTTATGTAAATTTCAGACTTTGTCACTGTTCTCATCTATCTAAGTTTTAATGAATACATTTAACCAATTGCACTGATAGAAAGTAGTCCAGTCAAACATCTCTATAAAAATATCGTTGGCTCTAAAAAAATTTGgttgttatatacatataataatattgATACAATAGTATTGACATTTAGATAGTATTTTATtgttatagaaaaaaatatataaaatttaatttttaattatcaaattctaagtttattcacactttgtataacgaaaaaaaaacttttagtacactttgtataacgaaggAAAAACTTTTagtgataaaatatatatactcatatgATATTCTTtatcataaatagtgtattaaaagatcaaatatttggtcaaaatcatagatattctatttttataaagatgattaaatattatattaaaaaaaaaagataattgtacatgaggtaattttacaaaaattatgttGCGATAAAATTATTGCTGCTGTTATAGGTAAAAAATTctaatagagaaataaaatataacatgaacaATTGATTCAAAAAAAACTTGACTGTTATAGAAAGATGTTATATAcgaatgctgttatagagagatcTGATTGTAATAGGCACCAATAATATAATTGTAGTATCTATAAGCTGACTCGAACAATATGTTATTAAAAAAGAGAGATAGAAATGAAGGCATACATGGGAGACCAGCGCAGCCAGTGTTACAATTGTCATAGCAATTGACGCCTTGAGCATCGACGATGTCCATGTTGGCCGACAACAGGATCATGAACACCATAGCCATAGCTGCCACTGTCATCATTTTCTTCTCCATATTTTTGCTcgtacttttttgtttttctctatGCCTTTTAGTTCTATCGGGTGTGAATATATAGAGGACTGTCGGTAGATATTTTCGTCTACTATGGGAAACTTGTTTATTATATCCCGTCGTAGTTCTTTTCATTAGTGCCACAGTGGACAAGTGGCAGAGGATATTTTGTGAAGTTTTAATCGGATTAGAATTTGGATTAGATCAATTTAATTTGGACCATTTAATAAATTTGACAGAAATTATCAAACTTTATATCTTACTTTTGCATGGACAAGACTAGATTCGATCTTCAATATAGTCAAACTTAGTTGGCTGTATTTTGACCTTTTCTTGTTCGAAGTTTGTAGACCTTAATAGATCAGATTTTCACGGAAGCTGATTATGCAGCTTTATACAAGCATATATAAAATTGGAGAATTATGATTACGAACCAATGACCACGTTTCAAAGGTAAAAGGCAGTCCGATGCAAGAAGTATTCCGTGTTAGCAGAATTCGAGAAAGACTGCACCTTAAGATGTGTGATGTTGCCAGCTTACTTTATACAAACATTATTGACTGCTTTTATggttcaaaaataaaattaaataaaaaaaaaagtggaaacaAGAACTAATAATAAAATTCGATGCACCACGTACTCACCCACAGATGTTGATTATCATTTTAgaaaagtcaacttttttttattaatcgatttaataaatgaaaagattatgcttgaaaaatattttattgatccTTTCTGGTGTTGATAAGCTTTTACTAGAGTCGATCGAGGGTCTTTTGGATACAACCTCTGTACCTTTCAAGGTAGGGCTATCCTCCCCACCCCAAATCGACTCCACTTTGCGAATTACACTGAGTATTTTATTATTGTCGTTGATCCTTTATGATGTTTGTTTGGAAATAAATACTTTAGGTGACATGTAATAATGGTGAGGATAAGATAGGATATGAGTACATCTGCTGCTACTTTTGAGTAGTATGGGTAGATTATCATGTCGAAGTCGTGTCGGTTGAAACTAGTAGTCTAGTACTACTGGTTACAGTAATAATTAACTACATTTCGATCTCAAATAAGTTGGTTGAAATATATAATAGAGTAAAAATCGAGATATTTGTAACGAAATATAACTACAGTGCAAAACAAaataagagtttttttttttaaaaaatacttgaCCCATTTTATTTGGTATTGAAACAGGTGATCTTGGTTTAGATTAGAATTTATAACCCCATCATGAACCAGTCATTtgggagtccggaaccaaaaaggtataaaaatacacaaaaGATAAACTAAAAGGGAGcagtcaaaaatttatataccaaaaggggtataacgtggattagcccacgttataccccaacttttttttttcacttgtcAGATTCaccaaacagaaaaaaaaaaaaaattacgtatAACGTGGAcagatccacgttttacaaaatatatttgtaaatcgtggatcagtccacgttatacaaatatattttgtaaaacgtggatcagtccacgttatgcctttcattaattttttccccGACGATTTACAAATAGTTTGTAAGACGTTGCCactatttaaatcatattcggttgtgtttttaataaaaataatttattgatttttttaatttttaaagcatatagttaattttagtgaataactcaaataaatattttaacacatgcaataattaaatatgtgttatatatgcgaacaaaaataaaaaataaaatataagttaaataaatgTCACACATTAACTAAGTAATAAATGCTAAATTACATGATAACTATTAAACGGCACAAGACATGTTATGTATTCTTGgaagattacataaggaaacaacaatcgtacaagttaagaaaaaacataaaaaccaacaagcaacaacaactacCGATTTACTCGTTGGGCCGATTCTTGTTATGACCTGTTTGCTTGCACGTACTACACTTTCTAGCCATACGAAAGGAGttatatccatttcattcctccttctAGTTGTAGTCCGCGTTCGAAGTTCGCTCGTATTCATGTTTTGCAATTAAACCAAGGGAAAGGTGGCCAATATGCCTCATCACCCAACGGTGAAAAATTTTCACCGTACGTTTGCTTGTAAAACCTGCAGAATCGTAGTACTTGCTAACATAGTCCTTTGGTTGAATTCCGCGGatatcacaaaatttaattgcGTGAACATGGCATATGGTAGTTTCTCCACTTCCCACACGAACACTTTTTCCTTCTACAGAGACTTTATGGATATTTTCGCCCTTACCTTCGTGTGCAAATGTCGAATCTCAAAGACCCTTCGGCTTGCATTGTATTGCTGCACGTCAATATGCTTTAGGGACCTCTCCCAAGTATTCGTCAAACTTCTTTTCAACAGCCGCACGGCCAAAACTTTTTATCCGCAATCAACAAATCAGCAAGGGTGCTTCTCTCAACAAACCgatcaacaagatttttaaacGTATAACGGACCATGGCAAGAACGGGCAAATCACGAGCTTTCTTCAATAAACCGTTGTAAGACTCGGAAACATTCGTTGTCATAGCTCCTCACCTATGACCGTTGTCCTTATGCAATGTCCATTTCTCATCCGGAAGAGATTTTAACCACAGATACGCTGGAGGTGACATTGTTTTGATTTGTTCCATCCTCATTTTATACTTCTTCTTCTGGTGTTCTGTAGCCGCCAACCACATTAGGTTCTCAAGGTCACTGTTGAGGAACTTTTTATTGAAGTTGCTTTTCAAATGTCGAACGCAAAACCTATGGTGTGTGGATGGTGGTTGTAACCAATCATGTGTTTGGACACATTACAAGATGCCCTAAGACACATCGAAAATAAGTCCAATTCCTTGTCTCTCGAACAATATGTCTCCACAACAACACAAGGAACCACGTCCAAGACTCAAAGCTCTCACGTGCAACAATAGCATATGCAAGTGGAAAAATGTTATTGTTCgcatcaattccaacaacaattaGCAGTTTCATCTCATACTTACCGTACAGATGAGTACCGTCTATTGAGATGACAGGCCTACAACTTTTGAATCCATCGATGCTTGGTTTATAAGCCCAgaaaagaaacttgaagatgtGTTCACCTTGCATTGTAGTTGATTGATGCTCCCACTCAACAACGGTTCCCggattgaaatattttaaggcAGCCATGTATCGGGGCAATGTCTTGAAAGAGGTTTCAAAATCACCAAATACCATTTCAATAGCTTTCTTACGCCCCTTTTGTGCTTTTCTATAATTAGGAGTAAACAAATgcaatccttttattttttccccgAACAATACCGACTTAATATCGATGTATGGATCGACCATAATATATGGTATCGACGTAAGTAGCGATTAGGCAGACCGTTCAAATTGAAATGATCCTTTCGTAATCATCCATGAGACAACATGTGGTGGAGATCCGTTTATATCGCCTTTCACataccatttgaaatttctctaAAAACGGATCATCCACTCACATCCCAACATACGACGCTTGCAAATAACCCTCCAAAATTTACCTTTGGACTGATCACAAAtgaactctttcttttctttgagacAATATTGTCTCACTGCCTTTCATTTCCTGCTTGTTCTGAAATAACATACCTAAGTGCATAATACAAGGAAAATTATCAACCCCCTAAAAATGGgccaacaaataaaaagaatattcatTGCCACCATACTAACTCGATTCGATAAATTCAGGTTTTTTACAATCCCAAAGTGCATATCGAAAGCGG encodes:
- the LOC132064638 gene encoding uncharacterized protein LOC132064638 isoform X2, with product MKRTTTGYNKQVSHSRRKYLPTVLYIFTPDRTKRHREKQKSTSKNMEKKMMTVAAMAMVFMILLSANMDIVDAQGVNCYDNCNTGCAGLPSKEYLRCDKKCHKRCGDGKIDGNLG
- the LOC132064638 gene encoding uncharacterized protein LOC132064638 isoform X1, with protein sequence MKRTTTGYNKQVSHSRRKYLPTVLYIFTPDRTKRHREKQKSTSKNMEKKMMTVAAMAMVFMILLSANMDIVDAQGVNCYDNCNTGCAGLPYRLFRRCAGKCQIRCGPDGKIDGNLG